The Henckelia pumila isolate YLH828 unplaced genomic scaffold, ASM3356847v2 CTG_525:::fragment_3, whole genome shotgun sequence genome segment TTCTCCCCACATTTCAAGTACCTAAATTGACATTTATGTAAACTAACTCTGAACATTTCAATCATCTTTCAATCTCCGTAGCAGTTTAGATGCCCATCGCCGAACACGTCTTTTCAATGTGTAACCAGCAACAATTCCAGCAAGAAAACAAATTGCGCATAGCTTTGAGCAAGTCCAAAGCGATACCACTTGTCTGCATCAGAGATCCGTCGTTAAAAACATACATGTGCTTTCACTGATTATTTTCCTCTTCACACTTAAAAAGATGCACATAAAACATTATGCTACATTTGGACCATAGAAtgtagggagtgtttgcaatcactaaaaaaaaatgattgttagcttttggcttgaaaaaatcatttttgaaatcatttttgtgtgtttctttcttaaacctagattatgtgttagcttatgcttaacttaattgaaatccaaaagtagttatgtggtgattatgattctccaaaagtgattctaataaaaaaGTTATTGTTAAAATCAATCTAATCcgttatttatcaaacactgcCTTAGTAACAAACTTCTAATTTAGGGTTTTCCTTTCCCCCATTATTACTTTAAAACGCAGCAAATTTTTTTAACATACAGCAGTTCTGCAAcaagaaaaatcaaatcaaatcaagcCAAGTATTCCCCTCATAAAAGCACCAAAATCAATCATTCAACAAATTGAAGAGTTTGATTTCAAATGGTCTCAAAACATCCAATCGCAACGAGAACGCATCTAACCAGCAAAGAAGAAGGAAGGGGTGACAAGGGTTCTTACCTGGGTGGTCGCGTCAACATCAAGCGAGACTGGTCAGCTGAATAACCGGCAGAGGATCCAACaccagatgaagaagaagaagacgaaGATTCGATCCCTTTCGATTTTTCTAAAGAAGAAGCTAAGGAGCTAAGCTTTGCCGTCGATTCTTGAGCCTGAGCCATTGCGCTGCGATATGCTTTCTGTATTCCCTCCATTCCCAGATCACCTAACGGATTCAGGGGTTTTAGggttttaatgtattttgattCAATATAAAGCGCAGGGAAAATAATtggggttttttttaaaagaaacttttttttttctaaatttaaattaaatttaaaataatatttaaaaaattacaaatatttGCGACGACGAAATACAAGAGGAGCCAGATTTCTAAGTTTCTAACCACTTCCCTTTTCTTAAACGAGGTGTCTAAATTCACAACATAATAGTCCTCGTATAGAAATTTAATCGATTGTAAACAATATCATTGAGAATTTTCCATACATTCAATCTCAATTTGTCAAAGATTAAACGATATCTAAAACAAGACaactcataaaatatcataagttTTCTTCTATcattaattttcataaaccaAATATGATCGTCCCAAAATGTTATACTTATAAATATGGATCAGTTACATCATCTATTGGTCATTATTCACATCAATCGATCCGAAGTCAGACATATATCATCCATTGATTAAACAATATCGAATATCGGTCGGTCAGATACATCATTAACATTAAGTTTGACTCAAGATATTAGAATATGTTTGTGAGCTACTCGAAAGGTAATTAGTGTTTAACAGTGTTGTAAGAATCTTTGGTTATTGTACAATATTCACTTGGACgggaccaaaaaaaaaaaaagataaaaattttaataaaattggaAGAAAGTAATTTATACACAAAATAATGATAAATTGAATGAGTACTGATGTCCCTAAAAAATATACGGATCTAACTCGACCCAAGCCCaataatcaatatttttgaCAAAATATGTGGATGCTCATTTagtcttattttatgagaagcccAACCTGAAATAATCCAGTTAGGGAATGAGATCATGTTTTGATCATAAATTCATGGTCTTGAGCCCTAACCGATGTGGTAGAAGCCCGGCCTGGGCCCAGGTCGGGCACAATATCTAGAACCTTTCATTATTCTCGGATATATGAAGATCTGCAACAGATAAAGACAATATCTGACAAAtccaagatttgatatgattttagaCTCATCAATTAAAGTCCTATCATAACATATGTTTTACCTTGACAAGATAATTTACCCCTCCAAGcctctataaatacaggtatggttCATGGTTTATTATTCATCTCTTTGATTCACTTCTTGTTCACTCACTCACGCACGcatattctcttgttcttactttttgtcaagctctttcactttcgagtactgacttaggcatcggaagggtcacgccgaaaacaccttcgaCGTCCCCTAACTTGGCTTATGTCTGTGCAGAAATCCGTcgtgcccgacccgacccgatttactgaagatttgaagatccaCTCTACCAGGAGGAAAAAATCTATCATCAAGTACTTAACAAAAAATCACTCTCGTTCTGATATTGAGAGTGCAACTTTGATATTATGGAATATTTGGAATGCCAGAAATGATGTGGTCTCGAATGGAAACACTAAACATGCAACTCTTATCTTTCAATCAGCAATGGATCTTCTCAATCAATGACAACATGTCAATATGAGGAATGTTACTTCTCCTTCTAAGTCTGTTCTGCAGATCACAACATCTTGGACAAATCCACCCATCAACTTTCTCAAATGCAATGTTGATGCAGCCATCTTCAAGGATCCTCCACGCATGGATATGGGTGCATCGTTCGCAACCACTCTGGAGTTGTTATCAATGCTATTTGTGGATGCATCACTGGTGACTTTAACCCAACAATGGCTGAAGCAATGGGAGTTTATGAGGCCCTCAGTTGGCTAAAGGAACTCAATTTTTCTAATGTTATTGTCGAATCGGATGCGCTCTTAGTGGTAAATGCTTTTCAATTCGAAGCATTGGATGTTTTTTGTTTGGGACTCATACTGGAAGATTGTCGACTCCTTGCGTCGGAACTACTATCTTGTTCGTTTGTTTTTGTCCGTAGATCAGCGAACCAGACGACTCATATGTTAGCAAGATCGGCTGGTTCTATATCTGGTTGTACTAGACAGATTCTTAACCAGTCGTCTGTTATGTCTTGTGTATCTTCTCTATTTTGATTAGTTATGAAATttgctttcaaaaaaaaaaaatttcaaacgaGATAAATCCTCCATTGATTTTTCTAAAGAAGAAGCTAAGGAGCTAAGCTTTGCCGTCGATTCTTGAGCCTGAGCCATTGCGCTGCGATATGCTTTCTGTATTCCCTCCATTCCCAGATCACCTAACGGATTCAGGGTTTTTAGggttttaatgtattttgattCAATATAAAGCGCAGTGAAAATAATtggggttttttttaaaataaacttttttttttctaaatttaaaataatatttaaaaaattacaaatatttGCGACGACGAAATAAAAGAGGAGCCAGATTTCTAAGTTTCTAACCACTTCCCTTTTCTTAAACGAGGTGTCTAAATTCACAACATAATAAATAGTCCTCGTATAGAAATTTAATCGATTATAAACAATATCATTGAGAATTTCCATACATTCAATCTCAATTCGTCAAAGATTAAACGATATCTAAAACAAGACaactcataaaatatcataagttTTCTTCTATcattaattttcataaaccaAATATGATCGTCCCAAAATGTTATACTTATAAATATGGATCAATTACATTATCTATTGGTCATTACTCACATCAATCGATCCAAAGACAAACATATATCATTCATTGATTAAACAATATCGAATACCGGTCGGTCAGATACATCATTAACATTGAGTTTGACTCGAGATATTAGAATATGTTTGTGAGCTACTCGAAAGGTAATTAGTGTTTAACAGTCTTGTAAAAATCTTTGGTTATTGTACAATATTCACTTGGACgggaccaaaaaaaaaaaagataaaaattttaataaaattggaAGAAAGTAATTTATACACAAAATAATGATAAATTGAATGAGTACTGATGTCCCTAAAAAATATACGGATGTAACTCGACCCGAGCCCaataatcaatatttttgaCAAAATATGTGGAGGCCCATTTagtcttattttatgagaagTCCAGCCTGAAATAATCCAGTTAGGGAATGAGATCATGTTTTGATCATaaattcatgggcttgagccctAACCGATGTGGTAGAAGCCCGACCTGGGCCCAGGTCGGGCCAAATATCTAGAACCTTTCATTATTCTCGGATATATGAAGATCTGCAACAGATAAAGGCAATATCTGACAAAtccaagatttgatatgattttagaCTCATCAATTAAAGTCCTATCATAACACATGTTTTACCTTGACAAGGTAATTTATCCCTCCaagcccctataaatacaggtatggttCATGGTTTATTCATTCATCTTTTTGATTCACTTCTTGTTCACTCACTCACGCACGcatattctcttgttcttaCTTTTTGTCAAGCTCTTTCACTTTTGAGtactgacttaggcatcagaggggtcacgccgaaaacaccttcggcgtCCCCTAACTTGGCTTCTGTCTGTGCAGAAATTCGTCATGCCCGACCCTACCCGATTTActgaagatttgaagatccaCTCTACCAGGAGGAAAAAATCGATATCATCAAGTACTTAACAAAAAATCACTCTCGTTCTGATATTGAGGGTGCAACTTTGATATTATGGAATATTTGAAATGCTAGAAATGATGTGGTCTGGAATGGGAACACTAAACATGCAACTCTTATCTTTCAATCAGCAATGGATCttctcaatcaatggcaacatGTCAATATGAGGAATGTTGCTTCTCCTTCTGAGTCTGTTCTGCAGATCACAACATCTTGGACAAATCCACCCATCAACTTTCTCAAATGCAATGTTGATGCAGTCATCTTCAAGGATCCTCCACGCATGGGATATGGGTGCATCGTTCGCAACCACTCTGGAGTTGTTATCAATGCTATTTGTGGATGCATCACTGGTGACTTTAACCCAACAACGGCTGAAGCAATGGGAGTTCATGAGGCCCTCAACTGGCTAAAGGAACTCAAATTTTCTAATGTTATTGTCGAATCGGATGCGCTCTTAGTGGTAAATGCTTTTCAATTCGAAGCATTGGATGTTTTTTGTTTGGGACTCATACTGGAAGATTGTCGACTCCTTGCGTCGGAACTACTCTCTTGTTCATTTGTTTTTGTTCGTAGATCAGCGAACTAGACGACTCATATGTTAGCAAGATCGGCTGGTTTTATATCTGGTTGTACTAGACAGATTCTTAACCAGTCGTCTGTTATGTCTTGTGTATCTTCTCTATTTTGATTAGTTATAAAatttgctttaaaaaaaaaatttcaaacgaGATAAATCCTCCATTGATTAACAATTTATCATGGCCAATATTAATAAAACGGATTACTCATTCACCTCAAATCACACTATAATTCACCTCAAGGATTTCGAAATAATGAAATCATCCTTCAACAATTCATCAAATTTCCAATCACACAACTTTGAACAACTATATGTTTACCTATCATGagtgattttatatatttgcATAGAAATTGATACAACTGATTAGTAGAAACAATGATACACAGTTACTGAAGGCCCTCTCAATTTAAATTACATTTGATGAATGATGTGAAAGAAATAAGGACGCTATACAAAGAAGTAACAACATCGACAACGTTCGATTTTACTTGTAAGTATAAAATAGTGTTTGCAAAAGTTTTTAGTAGTGAAGTGTTtctccaaaaatattaagtattAATATAGAAAAATCTTACCTCACATCCTCTCGATCGATCCACTTCATCGTACGGCTCACATTTTGAAAAACCACTACGTATATATGACCGTCGATGTAAGACAATAACATGGAGCAAATACCGACGACAACATGGTGCAAATTAATGTGGGATGGTTGTGCCGGCGGTGTGCCACCTCCATGGTTGGCGGCAGATGACGGTGCGCGTGTATGTGTGGTCATGAGTCTTTTAATGGTGGAGCCGTCGATGGAATAATGATTAGCTCACTGCTTACATCAAATTGTGCTCAATCATTCCATCATTATTACGTGTTGACCTTTTGGATTTACCAATGACCTATTGGACTctcctaaaaaaaaaagagtaataACGTACCACGAATCATCCACAAATTTGGTTATATTTGTTTGACAACAAGAATTTGTCACGATGAGTGAAACATTAATTACTTCGTTCTCACAATAATCTTTGCtaaaaaaactattttcatcGTATCATAATGTCATAAATTCTACTAATATTTGAGTCAAGTGTAAGTACTGACATATCAAATCAATGAATGTAAAATTACAATAGTATCTTTCATATTTTTTAacaaacataataatattatttattcatacaAACTCATCAATTCGGATatgaacaaatttttttttgacaaaataataattaaaaaagtcATCAATTTGGATATgaacaaattaaaattatagtcATAATTAACACGTTGATTGATGAAATGCTCAAGTTGGAGGGGAGTAGGGGACCCTGCATTCTTCTATAAAGATGCTCTAGAATAC includes the following:
- the LOC140873100 gene encoding uncharacterized protein — its product is MDLLNQWQHVNMRNVASPSESVLQITTSWTNPPINFLKCNVDAVIFKDPPRMGYGCIVRNHSGVVINAICGCITGDFNPTTAEAMGVHEALNWLKELKFSNVIVESDALLVVNAFQFEALDVFCLGLILEDCRLLASELLSCSFVFVRRSAN